Proteins encoded in a region of the Peromyscus leucopus breed LL Stock chromosome 15, UCI_PerLeu_2.1, whole genome shotgun sequence genome:
- the Syt2 gene encoding synaptotagmin-2, which translates to MRNIFKRNQEPIVAPATATSATMATPVRPADNSTEGMGAGESQEDMFAKLKEKFFNEINKIPLPPWALIAMAVVAGLLLLTCCFCICKKCCCKKKKNKKEKGKGMKNAMNMKDMKGGQDDDDAETGLTEGEGEGEEEKEPENLGKLQFSLDYDFQANQLTVGVLQAAELPALDMGGTSDPYVKVFLLPDKKKKYETKVHRKTLNPAFNETFTFKVPYQELGGKTLVMAIYDFDRFSKHDIIGEVKVPMNTVDLGQPIEEWRDLQGGEKEEPEKLGDICTSLRYVPTAGKLTVCILEAKNLKKMDVGGLSDPYVKIHLMQNGKRLKKKKTTVKKKTLNPYFNESFSFEIPFEQIQKVQVVVTVLDYDKLGKNEAIGKIFVGSNATGTELRHWSDMLANPRRPIAQWHSLKPEEEVDALLGKNK; encoded by the exons ATGAGGAACATCTTCAAGAGGAACCAGGAGCCCATCGTGGCTCCTGCCACCGCCACCAGCGCCACGATGGCGACGCCTGTCAGACCTGCCGACAACTCCACAGAGGGTATGGGCGCTGGGGAGAGCCAAGAAGACATGTTCGCCAAGCTGAAGGAGAAATTCTTCAATGAGATCAACAAGATCCCCC TGCCGCCCTGGGCTCTGATCGCCATGGCTGTGGTCGCTGGTCTCCTGCTGCTCACCTGCTGCTTTTGCATCTGTAAGAAGTGCTGCtgtaagaagaagaagaacaagaaggagaAGGGCAAAGGCATGAAGAACGCCATGAACATGAAGGACATGAAGGGGGGCCAG GATGACGACGATGCAGAGACAGGCCTGACTGAAGGAGAAGGTGAAGGCgaggaggagaaggagccagagaaccTGGGCAAATTGCAGTTTTCTCTGGACTATGATTTCCAAGCCAACCAG CTCACCGTGGGTGTCCTGCAAGCTGCTGAACTCCCTGCCCTGGACATGGGTGGCACTTCAGACCCGTACGTCAAAGTTTTCCTCCTCCCagacaagaagaagaaatatgAGACCAAGGTGCACCGGAAGACACTGAACCCCGCCTTCAACGAGACCTTCACTTTCAAG GTGCCATACCAGGAGTTAGGCGGCAAGACCCTGGTGATGGCCATCTATGACTTTGATCGCTTCTCTAAGCATGACATTATTGGAGAGGTGAAGGTGCCCATGAACACCGTGGACCTTGGCCAGCCCATCGAGGAGTGGAGGGACCTACAAGgcggggagaaggaggag CCAGAGAAGCTGGGTGACATCTGTACCTCCTTGCGCTACGTGCCCACTGCCGGGAAGCTCACCGTCTGTATCCTGGAGGCCAAGAACCTCAAGAAGATGGACGTGGGGGGCCTTTCAG ACCCCTACGTGAAGATCCACCTGATGCAGAATGGCAAGAGGctcaagaagaagaagacgaccGTGAAGAAGAAGACCCTGAACCCCTACTTCAACGAGTCCTTCAGCTTCGAGATCCCCTTTGAGCAGATTCAG AAAGTCCAGGTGGTTGTCACTGTGCTGGACTATGACAAGCTGGGCAAGAATGAAGCCATCGGCAAGATCTTCGTGGGCAGTAACGCCACAGGCACGGAGCTGCGGCACTGGTCTGACATGCTGGCCAACCCCCGGAGGCCCATCGCCCAGTGGCACTCTCTaaagccagaggaggaggtggaCGCACTCCTGGGCAAGAACAAGTAG